From Cygnus atratus isolate AKBS03 ecotype Queensland, Australia chromosome 1, CAtr_DNAZoo_HiC_assembly, whole genome shotgun sequence, the proteins below share one genomic window:
- the USF3 gene encoding basic helix-loop-helix domain-containing protein USF3, producing MVPAVGAPPPSPPSPPALFSETMPEMTENETPTKKQHRKKNRETHNAVERHRKKKINAGINRIGELIPCSPALKQSKNMILDQAFKYITEMKRQNDELLLNGGNNEQAEEIKKLRKQLDELQKENGRYIELLKANDICLYDDPTIHWKGNLKNAKVSVVIPGDQVQKNIIVYSNGSQPNGNNQGASVQGITFNVSHNLQKQTANVVPVQRTCNLVTPVTISGIYPAENKPRSQNTVSPLAPTQPVPAGNVLELSTLENEQGVLATASSQSTSQSGTEQELQRSLSNTSQNDQNLSKSKNDEGCPKLMKKTVLQGISLPSSASTEASQVQQVNATCSKTPNSRNEFQEGCVISNSDTVCVPSVRLSSTDSFSSVNVLKSTDLVSSAGMPVTSAAEGIKAVTAISTLPASPLENCWSFSGSTGVGASDLKNMSSLTRMPSAGNTQTTWTTLQLAGNTVQPLSQTPSSMMTALLNEPVNGAGTVSPAHSRPLTTSISLNTSLPGDVQAAEQIVVTLPSCPSLPMQPLISQPQVKTQAAGNILSLNSAMQVIQMAQPVVSAVTGAPANQNVIILQPPNTTPCPPVVRAEVPSQNVSQQIVIIQAASQNPLPLLSAQPSASVRVPMNGPTAIANSSNSVQNSPLPQTFGGKHLVHILPRPSSLPSSSSTQTFSVTMSNQQHPQTISLNGQLFALQPVMSSSGAANQAPMQIIQPTTSEDPNTNVALNTFGALANLNQSISQMAGQSCLHLSLSHPANPTTVHSQIATVNCVSLPTSVASAISAEGSVLTSASNSINTSPKKAAAGLPSNTKSKRTNKKPSTKKHLAVNSKVSCPAIPCKDAGKVDCAPVETVAKHANGEGLPENIPAASQALATSQASGVAAPSGTSISDCHSKESECSEQAAGSRPVPELPSAELPASSPLQPTVSEPLVLDPPAAKDAAPHPQARRSQSNPPTASALSESSAPCEPPGTLTTSRTEAHMTNSQVAGMTAAQSSTADHTSKAGAISESCNVAQDSSIIMQDADLLEGQGLTKMLSDLTKERTAEEKNSSFTVQGEHSNFPMENSKSAESNVDLPEKQELLLMNSEGDSLSQHHTCISDQEVVSASLIASRQADSPMSTSSGSSRGFSVASMLPDTTREDVTSSTSTSTCNSCTFSEQPDIVALAARAIFDQENLEKGGGGIQVNMRDAISKSTEVASLEREQPTFKPLPAKESNAGPLEAASNKFSAQDTVQTNVDRQVEKPSCSVGGVETSDTSLQISASQSPSITSLSVNNLIHQSRIVHPLVSCSSLSQPSEPPSVPATVSLSLPSSSYVNQSPGPAMMNEYAQEQLNAIRANTMQAPQLQESHLKQQGHEGRKDSAKRAVQDDLLLSTAKRQKQCQTAPIRLEGMALMNRTPESIADQTQMLVSQIPPNSSNSVPSVSNQGHTDGLNRLFPSNSNFVTPALRQTEVQCSSQTSISEQQGQAGQHLQPIQHGPSQGISHLHSNHPYLKQQQAGQLRERHHLYQLQHHVTHGENSVHSQPHGVHQQRAIQQEVQMQKKRNLIQGSQATQLSLQQKHHGSDQTRQKGGQPHPHHQQMQQQMQQHFGASQPEKNCENPATSRNHHNHPQSHINQEIMHQQQPDVSSRQQGSASEHVSGHNQMQRLMTSRGLEQQMVSQASIVTRPSDMTCTPHRQERNRVSSYSAEALIGKTPSNSEQRIGISLQGPRVSDQLEMRSYLDVSRNKGLVIHNMQGRISVDHTVGSDVQRLSDCQTFKPAGPNQQPTGNFDVQASRNSEIGNSVSSLRGMQSQAFRIGQNTAPSIERQKRLPYQPVQGIPTGNTLPSRENENTCHQSFMQSLLAPHLGEQVSGSQRTLPEHQRNTQCGASSTIEYNCPPARESVHIRRDGDGQNRESCDMSIGSINTRNSSLNIPFSSSSSSGDIQGRNTSPNISVQKSNPMRMTESHGTKSHMNTPVSSNMHGVVRPTHPHPAVSHGNGEQGQPSVRQPNSSVTQRSRHPLQDNGGSKIRQPERNRSGNQRHGNVFDPSLPHLPLSTSGSMILGRQQSAIEKRGSIVRFMSDGPQVSNDNAAPDQHTLSQNFGFPFIPEGGMNPPINANASFIPPVTQPSATRTPALIPVDPQNTLPSFYPPYSPAHPTLSNDISIPYFPNQMFPNPSTEKPSSGGLNNRFGSILSPPRPVGFAQPSFPLLPDMPPMHMTNTSHLSNFNLTSLFPEIATALPPDGSAMSPLLSIANTSASDSSKQSSNRPAHNISHILGHDCSSAV from the exons GCTCTCTTCTCTGAAACCATGCCAGAGATGACAGAGAATGAGACACCTACTAAGAAGCAACATCG aaagaaaaaccgGGAGACACATAATGCAG TGGAGAGGCATCGAAAGAAGAAGATTAATGCTGGGATAAACAGAATTGGAGAACTCAttccctgctctccagcacTCAAGCAG agcAAGAACATGATCCTGGACCAAGCCTTTAAGTAtataacagaaatgaaaagacagaatgaTGAACTTCTGTTAAATGGAGGGAACAACGAACAGG CTGAAGAGATAAAAAAACTCCGGAAACAATTGGATGAACTTCAGAAGGAAAACGGGAGATATATCGAACTACTGAAAGCAAATGATATTTGCCTGTATGATGATCCTACAATCCACTGGAAGGGGAATCTCAAAAATGCAAAGGTTTCGGTTGTTATTCCTGGTGATCAGGTTCAAAAGAACATCATCGTCTATTCAAATGGGAGTCAACCCAATGGAAATAACCAGGGAGCATCTGTCCAGGGAATAACGTTTAACGTTAGTcataatttacaaaaacaaacagccaatGTTGTGCCAGTTCAGAGAACTTGCAACTTAGTTACTCCTGTGACGATTTCTGGTATTTACCCTGCAGAAAACAAGCCACGGTCTCAGAATACGGTTTCTCCACTGGCACCCACTCAGCCAGTCCCAGCAGGGAATGTTCTTGAGCTTTCCACCCTAGAGAATGAGCAAGGTGTGCTTGCTACTGCCAGCTCACAGAGCACTTCTCAATCTGGAACAGAACAGGAACTACAGCGTTCTCTAAGTAATACATCACAGAATGATCAAAATCTCTCCAAAAGTAAAAATGATGAGGGGTGCCCgaaattaatgaagaaaacagtccTGCAGGGAATCAGCCTTCCTTCCAGTGCCTCCACGGAAGCCTCTCAAGTTCAACAGGTGAATGCAACCTGTTCAAAAACACCCAATTCTAGGAATGAATTTCAAGAAGGCTGTGTAATTTCAAACAGTGACACAGTTTGCGTGCCATCTGTGAGACTGTCTAGTACAGATAGCTTTTCCTCTGTAAATGTCCTCAAAAGTACAGACTTGGTAAGTAGTGCTGGAATGCCTGtgacttctgcagcagaaggaatTAAGGCTGTAACGGCAATAAGCACTCTGCCTGCCAGTCCCCTAGAGAACTGCTGGTCTTTTTCAGGCTCTACAGGTGTTGGCGCTTCAGACTTGAAAAACATGAGTAGCCTTACACGGATGCCTTCAGCTGGAAACACACAGACCACGTGGACAACTTTGCAGCTAGCAGGAAATACTGTTCAGCCACTAAGCCAAACACCATCCAGTATGATGACTGCGCTACTAAATGAGCCAGTTAATGGCGCTGGTACTGtatctcctgctcacagcaggcCTTTGACTACAAGCATTAGTCTAAATACTTCTCTGCCTGGAGATGTGCAGGCAGCTGAACAAATTGTAGTTACCTTGCCCTCATGTCCGTCCTTACCTATGCAGCCATTAATCAGCCAGCCACAGGTTAAAACTCAGGCTGCAGGAAATATCCTTTCATTAAATTCAGCTATGCAGGTAATTCAAATGGCTCAGCCAGTTGTGTCGGCTGTAACAGGAGCACCAGCCAACCAGAATGTCATAATTCTCCAGCCTCCAAACACCACTCCATGCCCTCCAGTCGTGAGAGCAGAAGTTCCTAGCCAAAATGTCAGTCAACAAATTGTAATTATACAAGCTGCTAGTCAGaatcctcttcctctcctctctgcccagCCTTCTGCTTCTGTAAGAGTTCCCATGAATGGGCCTACTGCAATCGCAAACTCTAGCAACTCTGTACAAAATTCCCCTCTTCCACAGACTTTTGGAGGGAAACACCTTGTTCATATATTACCAAGACCATCCTCTTTGCCGTCTTCTAGCTCtacacaaacattttcagttacAATGTCAAATCAACAGCATCCTCAAACTATCTCATTAAATGGGCAGCTTTTTGCATTGCAGCCTGTGATGTCTTCATCCGGAGCTGCAAATCAAGCCCCTATGCAAATTATTCAACCCACCACCAGCGAAGATCCAAATACCAACGTTGCCCTCAATACATTTGGTGCTTTAGCTAACCTCAATCAAAGCATATCACAAATGGCTGGACAAAGCTGCTTACACTTGTCTCTCAGCCACCCTGCCAATCCCACAACTGTCCATAGCCAGATCGCCACAGTTAACTGTGTGTCATTACCAACTTCGGTGGCATCTGCAATATCTGCAGAGGGTTCAGTATTAACTAGTGCATCTAATTCAATAAATACTTCCCccaaaaaagctgctgctggtttgcCATCTAATACAAAATCAAAAAggacaaacaaaaagccaagtACTAAAAAACACCTAGCAGTCAACAGTAAAGTTTCCTGTCCAGCAATTCCTTGCAAAGATGCGGGGAAGGTAGATTGTGCTCCTGTGGAAACTGTGGCAAAGCATGCAAACGGTGAGGGGCTGCCTGAAAACATTCCGGCAGCATCGCAAGCTTTGGCTACGTCACAGGCGAGTGGTGTGGCAGCACCAAGTGGCACGAGCATTTCTGACTGTCATTCCAAAGAGTCTGAGTGctctgagcaggcagcaggatcCCGCCCTGTGCCAGAGCTGCCCTCGGCAGAGCTGCCGGCTTCCTCGCCCCTGCAGCCCACAGTGTCCGAACCATTGGTGCTGGACCCGCCAGCTGCCAAAGATGCTGCTCCTCACCCGCAGGCGCGTCGGTCTCAGAGCAATCCACCTACTGCCTCTGCCTTGTCAGAGTCTTCTGCACCCTGTGAACCCCCTGGCACCTTAACGACTTCTCGTACTGAAGCACATATGACAAATTCTCAGGTTGCTGGGatgacagcagcacagagcagcacagcagatcATACTTCCAAAGCAGGAGCAATTTCGGAGTCCTGCAATGTTGCACAGGATTCTTCAATTATCATGCAAGATGCGGACTTGTTAGAGGGGCAGGGTCTAACCAAAATGCTGTCTGATCtcacaaaagaaagaacagctgaggaaaaaaactcttcttttaCGGTTCAGGGGGAGCATTCTAATTTTCCCATGGAAAACTCTAAATCAGCAGAATCAAACGTTGATTTGCCTGAGAAGCAGGAACTTTTGTTAATGAACTCAGAGGGAGATTCTCTCTCCCAGCATCACACCTGCATTTCTGATCAGGAAGTAGTTAGTGCTTCCCTAAttgccagcaggcaggcagactCCCCAATGTCAACCAGTTCTGGTAGCAGTCGAGGTTTCTCAGTGGCGTCGATGTTGCCAGATACCACCAGAGAAGATGTTACAAGCAGCACATCAACCAGTACATGTAACAGCTGCACATTTTCAGAACAACCTGACATTGTAGCTCTTGCAGCAAGAGCTATTTTTGATCAAGAAAACCTCGAGAAAGGTGGAGGAGGAATACAAGTTAATATGAGGGATGCCATCTCTAAGTCAACTGAGGTTGCATCTTTGGAGAGAGAACAACCGACTTTTAAACCTTTACCAGCGAAAGAAAGCAATGCAGGGCCATTAGAAGCAGCATCAAACAAATTCAGTGCTCAGGATACAGTGCAAACAAATGTTGATAGACAAGTTGAAAAACCAAGCTGTTCTGTAGGAGGTGTGGAAACCTCAGACACTTCTTTGCAGATTTCAGCCTCCCAGTCACCAAGCATAACCAGTTTAAGTGTGAATAATCTAATACACCAGAGTCGCATTGTCCATCCCCTTGTGAGTTGCTCAAGTTTATCCCAGCCTTCAGAGCCACCAAGTGTTCCTGCAACGGTGAGTCTCTCCCTTCCATCTAGTTCATATGTCAACCAGTCTCCGGGACCAGCTATGATGAATGAATATGCTCAGGAGCAACTGAATGCTATTAGGGCAAACACCATGCaggctccccagctgcaggaatCACACTTAAAGCAGCAAGGCCATGAAGGTCGCAAAGACTCTGCCAAGCGGGCTGTTCAAGATGACCTTCTGCTCTCTACAGCAAAGAGGCAAAAGCAGTGCCAGACAGCACCTATAAGGCTCGAAGGCATGGCACTGATGAACCGAACACCAGAGAGCATTGCTGATCAAACGCAGATGCTAGTCAGTCAGATTCCTCCTAATTCATCAAATTCAGTGCCATCAGTGAGCAATCAAGGGCACACGGATGGCCTTAATAGGTTATTCCCATCAAACAGCAACTTTGTAACACCAGCTTTGAGACAAACTGAAGTTCAGTGCAGCTCTCAAACATCAATTTCAGAACAGCAAGGTCAAGCAGGGCAGCACTTGCAGCCGATTCAGCACGGTCCTTCTCAAGGCATATCTCATCTTCACAGTAATCATCCATACTTAAAACAACAGCAGGCTGGACAGTTAAGAGAAAGGCACCACTTGTATCAGCTGCAGCACCATGTCACTCATGGGGAAAACTCAGTCCACTCTCAACCCCACGGTGTCCACCAGCAGCGAGCAATACAGCAGGAGGtgcaaatgcaaaagaaacGAAATCTTATCCAGGGAAGCCAAGCCACACAACTTTCTCTACAGCAGAAACACCATGGAAGTGATCAGACACGACAAAAAGGTGGTCAGCCTCATCCTCACCACCAGcaaatgcagcagcagatgcagcagcacTTTGGAGCTTCCCAGCCTGAAAAGAACTGTGAAAATCCCGCAACAAGCAGAAACCACCATAACCACCCTCAGAGCCATATAAACCAGGAAATTATGCATCAACAGCAACCAGATGTTAGCAGCAGACAGCAAGGTTCAGCTTCTGAACATGTGTCAGGGCATAATCAGATGCAGAGGCTTATGACCTCGAGGGGCTTAGAGCAGCAAATGGTGTCCCAGGCAAGTATTGTAACCAGACCATCAGATATGACTTGCACTCCTCATAGGCAGGAGAGAAACAGAGTCTCCAGCTACTCTGCTGAAGCACTCATCGGGAAGACACCCTCTAATTCAGAACAGAGAATAGGAATATCTCTTCAAGGCCCTAGAGTTTCTGACCAGCTTGAAATGAGAAGCTATCTAGATGTTTCTAGAAATAAAGGGTTGGTCATTCATAATATGCAGGGCCGTATATCTGTTGACCATACGGTTGGCTCAGATGTGCAACGGCTTTCTGATTGTCAGACATTTAAGCCAGCAGGACCCAATCAACAACCAACAGGCAATTTTGATGTACAAGCCTCAAGGAACAGTGAAATTGGTAATTCTGTGTCATCCCTCAGGGGCATGCAGTCGCAAGCTTTCCGAATTGGTCAAAATACTGCGCCGTCCatagaaagacagaagagattGCCTTACCAGCCAGTACAGGGTATTCCAACAGGAAATACCCTTCCAtcaagggaaaatgaaaatacatgcCACCAAAGTTTTATGCAGAGTTTACTTGCCCCTCACCTTGGAGAGCAAGTTAGTGGAAGCCAAAGAACACTTCCAGAGCATCAAAGGAATACGCAGTGTGGTGCGTCCTCCACGATCGAGTACAACTGCCCCCCAGCGCGAGAGAGCGTCCACATCCGAAGAGATGGTGATGGTCAGAATAGGGAAAGCTGTGACATGTCTATTGGTTCAATTAACACAAGGAACAGTTctttaaatattcctttctcAAGTTCTTCTTCCTCGGGAGATATTCAGGGTCGAAATACAAGCCCAAACATTTCTGTACAGAAGTCCAATCCCATGAGGATGACCGAGAGTCATGGAACAAAGAGTCACATGAATACGCCTGTTTCTAGCAACATGCATGGAGTCGTGAGGCCCACTCACCCTCACCCTGCCGTTTCTCATGGAAATGGTGAACAAGGGCAACCATCCGTTCGCCAGCCAAATTCTTCAGTTACTCAACGATCGAGGCATCCTCTGCAAGATAATGGAGGCTCTAAAATACGTCAGCCTGAAAGGAACCGATCTGGAAATCAAAGACATGGAAATGTCTTTGACCCTAGTCTTCCCCATCTTCCCCTGTCTACCAGTGGCAGTATGATCCTCGGGCGCCAGCAGTCTGCGAtagaaaaaagaggaagcatTGTCCGCTTTATGTCTGATGGCCCTCAGGTGTCTAATGATAACGCAGCCCCTGACCAACACACGCTCTCTCAGAACTTTGGCTTCCCTTTTATTCCAGAGGGTGGCATGAATCCACCAATAAATGCCAATGCATCTTTCATCCCACCAGTTACTCAGCCTAGTGCCACTCGAACACCAGCCCTAATCCCAGTCGATCCTCAAAATACGCTGCCATCCTTCTACCCGCCATACTCTCCCGCCCATCCCACTCTTTCCAATGACATTTCTATCCCTTACTTTCCCAATCAAATGTTTCCTAATCCAAGCACAGAAAAGCCAAGTAGCGGAGGTTTGAACAATCGATTTGGATCCATTTTGTCCCCTCCCCGGCCTGTTGGTTTTGCTCAGCCgagttttcctttgcttccgGATATGCCGCCAATGCACATGACCAATACGTCACACTTATCCAATTTTAACTTGACGTCTTTGTTTCCAGAAATAGCCACAGCTCTTCCTCCAGATGGTTCAGCAATGTCGCCTTTGCTTTCCATTGCAAACACATCTGCTTCAGATTCTTCCAAGCAGTCCTCAAACCGACCTGCCCACAATATAAGCCATATTCTAGGTCACGATTGCAGTTCAGCTGTATGA